The Oncorhynchus nerka isolate Pitt River linkage group LG12, Oner_Uvic_2.0, whole genome shotgun sequence genome includes a region encoding these proteins:
- the LOC115138926 gene encoding protein transport protein Sec16A-like → MTSVTAQRKGIFPKASVPAHREWIVPKAGVPAEREEILLTASVPVKNENNHPQPPPIIPMVAPLWKWDGGACTPPVDFYSKRRDVRLRYVEHPAMMSITKPEHSDAKPQFQTGTRPVAEPETPAVHNNSGGWLSWVFGSGRANKKEVHLPEDKDRSIVWDPTLHRWVNKTEPKAENKCVPPPPPMGTYGYQGNTGSVPKGVNPYSMKAAGLWGSRYPTMHLNDGTNSKPPSHGPGQLTRQLSGLLPPSHFDLMAPMVVPPDILPY, encoded by the exons ATGACCAGTGTCACTGCGCAGAGAAAGGGAATCTTCCCAAAGGCCAGCGTCCCTGCGCACAGGGAGTGGATCGTCCCAAAGGCTGGTGtccctgcagagagggaggagattctCCTCACAGCCAGTGTCCCTGTGAAGAATGAAAACAATCATCCACAACCACCTCCCATCATCCCCATGGTGGCACCACTGTGGAAATGGGATGGTGGAGCGTGTACTCCACCTGTGGATTTCTATTCCAAGAGAAGAG ATGTCCGACTTAGATATGTTGAGCATCCTGCTATGATGTCCATCACCAAGCCGGAACATTCCGATGCCAAACCTCAGTTCCAGACTGGCACCCGGCCGGTGGCTGAGCCCGAGACCCCTGCTGTTCACAATAACAGTGGAGGCTGGCTCAGCTGGGTCTTTGGGAGTGGAAGAGCTAATAAGAAGGAGGTTCATCTACCTGAGGACAAAGACAGATCT ATTGTCTGGGATCCAACTCTGCACAGATGGGTTAACAAAACTGAGCCCAAGGCTGAG AACAAGTGTGTACCACCCCCTCCACCGATGGGGACATATGGATATCAGGGGAACACTGGCAGTGTCCCCAAAGGAGTGAATCCTTACTCTATGAAAGCAG CAGGTCTATGGGGCAGCAGATACCCTACAATGCATTTGAATGATGGGACCAACTCAAAGCCTCCAAGCCATGGGCCTGGACAGCTTACTAGACAGCTCTCTGGCTTGCTCCCTCCTTCACACTTTGACCTCATGGCACCAATGGTTGTGCCACCTGACATTCTACCCTACTGA
- the LOC135574335 gene encoding uncharacterized protein LOC135574335, which translates to MASVPVHREGIVPRASVPAEREEILRASGLIPAQRKGILQTASVPAPREGILRAASITAQREEILRASGLIPAHREGILRASGLIPSKREGILPAASITAQKNKILRASQLTPAQRKLILLMTSVTAQRKGIFPKASVPAHREWIVPKAGVPAEREEILLTASVPVKNENNHPQPPPIIPMVAPLWKWDGGACTPPVDFYSKRRDVRLRYVEHPAMMSITKPEHSDAKPQFQTGTRPVAEPETPAVHNNSGGWLSWVFGSGRANKKEVHLPEDKDRSIVWDPTLHRWVNKTEPKAENKCVPPPPPMGTYGYQGNTGSVPKGVNPYSMKAAGLWGSRYPTMHLNDGTNSKPPSHGPGQLTRQLSGLLPPSHFDLMAPMVVPPDILPY; encoded by the exons ATGGCCAGCGTCCCTGTGCACAGGGAGGGGATTGTCCCAAGGGCTAGTGTCCCTGCTGAGAGGGAGGAGATCCTCCGAGCATCAGGCCTCATCCCTGCACAGAGGAAGGGGATCCTCCAAACAGCCAGTGTCCCTGCACCGAGGGAGGGAATTCTCCGAGCAGCTAGCATCACTGCGCAGAGGGAGGAGATCCTCAGAGCATCAGGCCTCATCCCTGCACATAGAGAGGGGATCCTCCGAGCATCAGGCCTCATCCCTTCAAAGAGGGAGGGGATTCTTCCAGCAGCTTCTATCACTGCGCAGAAGAATAAGATCCTCAGAGCATCACAACTCACCCCTGCACAAAGGAAGTTGATCCTCCTGATGACCAGTGTCACTGCGCAGAGAAAGGGAATCTTCCCAAAGGCCAGCGTCCCTGCGCACAGGGAGTGGATCGTCCCAAAGGCTGGTGtccctgcagagagggaggagattctCCTCACAGCCAGTGTCCCTGTGAAGAATGAAAACAATCATCCACAACCACCTCCCATCATCCCCATGGTGGCACCACTGTGGAAATGGGATGGTGGAGCGTGTACTCCACCTGTGGATTTCTATTCCAAGAGAAGAG ATGTCCGACTTAGATATGTTGAGCATCCTGCTATGATGTCCATCACCAAGCCGGAACATTCCGATGCCAAACCTCAGTTCCAGACTGGCACCCGGCCGGTGGCTGAGCCCGAGACCCCTGCTGTTCACAATAACAGTGGAGGCTGGCTCAGCTGGGTCTTTGGGAGTGGAAGAGCTAATAAGAAGGAGGTTCATCTACCTGAGGACAAAGACAGATCT ATTGTCTGGGATCCAACTCTGCACAGATGGGTTAACAAAACTGAGCCCAAGGCTGAG AACAAGTGTGTACCACCCCCTCCACCGATGGGGACATATGGATATCAGGGGAACACTGGCAGTGTCCCCAAAGGAGTGAATCCTTACTCTATGAAAGCAG CAGGTCTATGGGGCAGCAGATACCCTACAATGCATTTGAATGATGGGACCAACTCAAAGCCTCCAAGCCATGGGCCTGGACAGCTTACTAGACAGCTCTCTGGCTTGCTCCCTCCTTCACACTTTGACCTCATGGCACCAATGGTTGTGCCACCTGACATTCTACCCTACTGA